The following proteins are co-located in the Vigna unguiculata cultivar IT97K-499-35 chromosome 9, ASM411807v1, whole genome shotgun sequence genome:
- the LOC114162307 gene encoding protein TSS isoform X1, which yields MAPKTGKTKPHKAKGDKKKREEKESTFKRRRSVLPTVIEITVETPDESQVTLKGISTDRILDVRKLLAVHVETCSLTNFSLSHEVRGARLKDTVEIVSLKPCHLTIVQEDYTEELAVAHIRRLLDIVACTTSFASATKPPACKSKDPTEPGSENGSETSPRLKPVDPNSDSGNAKADKVDGDISMCPPPRLGQFYDFFSFSHLTPPFQYIRKSNRPFLEEKTEDDFFQIDVMLKGGSRRGTYKGIVNLSCEKIKVRVCSGKPTTIVASRIGFYPAGKHPLVSHTLVGLLQQISRVFDAAYKALMKAFTEHNKFGNLPYGFRENTWVVPPVVSDNPSIFPPLPMEDETWGGNGGGQGRSVSHENRQWARDFAILAAMPCQTAEERQIRDRKAFLLHSLFVDVSVFKAVSVIKNLVDIKQNSSLPTSYEERVGDLTIKVTRDVSDASLKLDCKNDGNRVLGLSEEELAQRNLLKGITADESATVHDTPTLGAVLIKHCGYTAVVKVSADRDLEGSPTSSEIDIEEQPEGGANALNVNSLRMILHRPSTLQSSNAIQRIQGTDIEYSRSTQSLVRKVLEESLQNLKEETTRPRKSIRWELGACWVQHLQNQATGKSEPKKAEEAKIEPAVKGLGKQGGLLKELKKKIDNKNSKVELGKDISPSNNGNDINKQEATKQELERQGEEKETIWRKLLSDAAFTRLKESKTDLHLKSPDELMDMAHKYYVDTALPKLVADFASLELSPVDGRTLTDFMHTRGLQMSSLGQVVELADKLPHVQSLCIHEMVVRAYKHILQAVVAAVDNVSELASSIASCLNILLGTPTSETSDEDIITSYELKWKWVENFLLKRFGWQWKDENGQDLRKFAILRGLCHKVGLELVPRDYDIDSSCPFRKTDIVSMVPIYKHVACSSADGRTLLESSKTSLDKGKLEDAVNYGTKALSKLVSVCGPYHRMTAGAYSLLAVVLYHTGDFNQATIYQQKALDINERELGLDHPDTMKSYGDLAVFYYRLQHTELALKYVNRALYLLHLTCGPSHPNTAATYINVAMMEEGLGNVHVALRYLHEALKCNKRLLGADHIQTAASYHAIAIALSLMEAYSLSVQHEQTTLQILQAKLGSDDLRTQDAAAWLEYFESKALEQQEAARNGTPKPDASISSKGHLSVSDLLDYITPDADQKAREAQKKARAKLKGKPGQNWETASDENQKDEDMSKGYSFTETTSDKENKSEAQIKDNGIDKAESIHIDQTMPNESNNKLAQDDSSDEGWQEAVPKSRSLTGRKSSSSRRPTLAKLNTNFMNVSQSRYRAKPNNFSSPRTNSNETIVGPSPSVPKKFVKSASFSPKLNSGNAPDGGAVIDSKSAPATPAPSDQIAKPAPSSTGVSVQSAGKLYSYKEVALAPPGTIVKAVAEQSPKGNPIQQNSDISAVIVAIKETQNIVATNDVNDFGQKSIDEKIQIPGHEEKTEKETTVVDGNTETVNSKADDEVALKIQEASVVSVIEKKSEVGNITVVEIENSGRLDNIDKSASKGESEVLLQESCEPTSDNSNPLTILVEDEKQLLDNDSYLLADTGNEGNEKHESSSNAVCKSLPLEGEKQETETGKEPTKKLSAAAPPFNPSTIPVFGSVPVPGFKDHGGILPPPVNIAPLLPVSPRRTPHQSATARVPYGPRISGGYNRYGNRVPRNKTVFISGEPSPDGNPNSPPRIMNPHATEFVPGQHWVSNGYVVSPNGYITSPNAIPGSPNNFPPVSPNGMPVSPSGYPATLNGIQVNQNGSVPSPTISTDSSQVACVETDIENKSQTLDEESKNSIPTDVSSEKKHVEQNPQELSASSENSTPKVEEKQADLSPPSDFSNEDTVIKKDAVDQKKQSKCWGDYSDSEADIIEVTS from the exons ATGGCTCCCAAAACTGGCAAAACCAAACCGCACAAGGCCAAGGGAGacaagaagaaaagagaagagaaag AATCAACATTCAAACGCCGTCGTTCTG TTTTGCCCACCGTCATCGAAATTACAGTAGAAACACCAGACGAATCGCAAGTTACTCTCAAG GGCATATCCACGGATAGGATCCTAGATGTGAGAAAGCTGTTAGCGGTACACGTTGAGACTTGTTCCTTGACCAATTTTTCCTTATCTCATGAG GTGCGAGGCGCGAGGCTGAAAGACACGGTCGAGATCGTTTCCTTGAAACCCTGCCATCTGACCATCGTCCAAG AGGACTACACGGAAGAGCTTGCCGTCGCACACATTCGGCGACTCCTTGACATCGTGGCCTGCACCACGTCCTTTGCCTCCGCCACAAAACCTCCCGCCTGCAAGTCCAAAGACCCCACCGAGCCGGGTTCAGAAAATGGATCGGAAACAAGCCCAAGACTCAAACCCGTGGATCCGAATTCGGACTCGGGCAATGCCAAAGCTGACAAAGTGGACGGTGACATCTCCATGTGTCCACCTCCCAGGCTTGGACAGTTCTACGATTTCTTTTCGTTTTCGCACCTTACGCCGCCGTTTCAGT ACATACGGAAATCAAATCGACCTTTCCTTGAGGAAAAAACAGAAGATGATTTCTTTCAGATTGAT GTAATGTTAAAAGGAGGATCTAGGAGAGGAACCTACAAGGGTATTGTAAATTTgagttgtgaaaaaataaag GTTAGAGTTTGTAGTGGAAAACCTACTACAATTGTTGCTTCTAGAATAGGATTCTATCCTGCTGGAAAACATCCGCTTGTGAGTCATACATTGGTGGGTCTGCTTCAGCAGATAAGCAGGGTTTTTGATGCT GCTTACAAGGCACTTATGAAGGCGTTCACGGAACACAATAAA TTTGGTAATCTTCCTTATGGTTTTCGTGAAAACACATGGGTTGTTCCTCCGGTTGTTTCTGATAATCCATCCATTTTTCCACCACTTCCCATGGAAGATGAAACTTGGGGAGGAAATGGGGGTGGACAAGGCAGAAGTGTTAGTCACGAAAATAGACAGTGGGCGAGAGACTTTGCAATTCTAGCTGCAATGCCATGTCAAACTGCAGAGGAGAGACAGATTCGGGATAGGAAAGCTTTTCTACTTCATAGTTTATTTGTTGATGTATCGGTCTTCAAAGCTGTttctgtaataaaaaatttagtggATATTAAGCAAAACTCTTCTTTGCCAACTTCCTATGAAGAAAGAGTTGGAGATTTAACTATTAAAGTGACAAGAGATGTATCCGATGCAAGTTTGAAGTTGGACTGCAAAAATGATGGAAATCGAGTTCTTGGATTGTCTGAAGAAGAACTAGCTCAGAGAAACCTTCTCAAAGGCATAACTGCTGATGAGAGTGCAACTGTTCAT GATACTCCTACTCTTGGTGCAGTACTTATAAAACACTGTGGCTACACAGCTGTTGTAAAGGTCTCCGCTGACAGAGATTTGGAAGGGAGTCCCACTTCGTCGGAAATTGATATTGAAGAGCAGCCTGAAGGAGGTGCAAACGCATTGAATGTTAACAG CTTAAGGATGATATTGCATAGGCCATCTACACTCCAATCATCAAATGCAATTCAACGAATCCAAGGCACAGACATTGAATATTCACGGTCAACTCAATCATTGGTAAGGAAAGTCCTTGAAGaaagtttacaaaatttgaaGGAAGAAACCACTAGACCCAGAAAATCTATTAGATGGGAGCTTGGGGCATGTTGGGTACAACATTTACAAAATCAAGCTACTGGGAAATCTGAGCCAAAAAAGGCAGAAGAGGCTAAGATTGAGCCAGCTGTTAAAGGTCTTGGGAAGCAAGGTGGATTACTAAaggaattaaagaaaaaaattgataacaaaAACTCCAAAGTTGAATTGGGAAAGGATATTTCCCCATCTAATAATGGCAATGACATAAACAAGCAAGAAGCCACGAAACAGGAATTAGAGAGACAAGGTGAAGAAAAGGAAACTATATGGAGAAAGCTACTTTCTGATGCTGCATTTACACGTCTTAAAGAATCTAAAACTGATCTTCATCTGAAG TCACCTGATGAATTGATGGACATGGCACATAAATATTATGTTGATACTGCACTTCCAAAGCTG GTGGCAGATTTTGCGTCCCTTGAACTCTCACCTGTTGATGGAAGGACGTTGACCGATTTCATGCATACCAGGGGCTTGCAAATGTCTTCGTTAGGCCAAGTG GTTGAGCTTGCAGATAAACTTCCTCATGTGCAATCTCTATGTATACATGAGATGGTTGTTCGAGCCTACAAGCATATTTTACAGGCAGTTGTTGCTGCAGTTGATAATGTTTCTGAATTGGCTTCATCTATTGCATCATGCCTAAATATATTGTTGGGAACACCAACATCTGAAACTAGTGATGAAGATATTATTACTAGTTATGAACTGAAATGGAAATGGGTAGAAAACTTTCTTCTGAAGAGATTTGGATGGCAATGGAAGGATGAAAATGGTCAAGATTTAAGAAAGTTTGCCATTCTTCGGGGACTCTGCCATAAG GTAGGGCTTGAACTGGTTCCTAGGGACTATGATATAGATTCATCATGTCCTTTTAGAAAGACGGATATTGTAAGCATGGTCCCCATATATAAG CATGTAGCTTGCTCATCTGCTGATGGCCGCACACTTTTGGAATCATCCAAGACTTCCTTGGATAAAGGTAAATTGGAGGATGCTGTCAATTATGGCACAAAG GCACTCTCAAAATTAGTGTCGGTATGTGGCCCTTACCATAGAATGACAGCAGGAGCATATAGTCTCTTGGCTGTTGTGCTGTACCACACTGGAGATTTCAATCAG GCAACTATCTATCAGCAAAAGGCACTAGATATTAACGAAAGAGAGCTTGGACTGGACCATCCTGATACGATGAAAAGTTATGGGGATCTTGCTGTTTTCTATTATCGACTCCAACATACGGAGTTGGCTTTAAA GTATGTTAATCGTGCTTTGTATCTTCTGCACTTAACTTGCGGACCTTCACATCCAAACACTGCTGCCACCTACATTAACGTAGCAATGATGGAAGAAGGATTAGGAAATGTCCATGTTGCTCTCAGATACCTTCACGAGGCTTTAAAATGTAACAAAAGATTACTTGGAGCTGATCATATTCAG ACGGCTGCAAGCTATCATGCAATAGCTATTGCTCTTTCTTTGATGGAAGCATACTCTCTAAGTGTTCAGCATGAACAGACTACCCTTCAGATCCTGCAGGCTAAACTTGGTTCTGATGATCTAAGGACACAG GATGCGGCAGCATGGCTGGAATACTTCGAGTCAAAGGCTCTGGAGCAACAGGAGGCTGCACGGAATGGTACACCTAAGCCAGATGCCTCAATCTCCAGCAAAGGTCATTTAAG TGTGTCAGACCTCTTGGACTACATAACACCGGACGCAGATCAGAAAGCGCGGGAAGCACAGAAAAAGGCTCGTGCCAAG TTAAAGGGAAAACCAGGCCAAAACTGGGAAACAGCTTCAGATGAAAATCAGAAGGATGAAGACATGTCTAAAGGTTATTCATTTACAGAGACTACTagtgataaagaaaataaatctgAAGCTCAAATTAAAGACAACGGGATTGATAAAGCTGAGTCCATTCACATAGATCAAACGATGCCCAATGAAAGTAATAATAAACTGGCACAGGATGACAGCTCGGATGAAGGGTGGCAGGAAGCTGTTCCCAAAAGTCGGTCACTCACTGGGCGCAAGTCATCTTCATCTAGAAGGCCCACCCTAGCAAAACTAAACACTAACTTCATGAATGTTTCTCAGTCAAGATATCGAGCCAAGCCTAATAATTTCTCTTCTCCAAGAACAAATTCAAATGAGACCATTGTAGGACCATCCCCTTCTGTTCCAAAAAAGTTTGTTAAGAGTGCAAGCTTCAGTCCAAAGCTGAATAGCGGTAATGCCCCCGATGGTGGAGCAGTAATAGACTCTAAGTCAGCTCCAGCCACCCCTGCTCCAAGTGATCAAATTGCTAAACCAGCTCCCTCTAGCACGGGTGTCAGTGTTCAATCAGCAGGTAAACTTTATTCCTACAAAGAAGTAGCCTTAGCCCCACCTGGGACAATTGTGAAGGCGGTGGCTGAACAGTCACCAAAAGGAAATCCTATCCAACAAAATTCTGATATTAGTGCCGTGATAGTTGCAATAAAGGAGACTCAAAATATTGTGGCAACGAATGACGTGAACGATTTTGGTCAGAAATCAATTGATGAGAAAATACAAATCCCTGGCCATgaagaaaaaacagaaaaggaaaCCACGGTGGTGGACGGTAATACAGAAACAGTAAATAGCAAGGCCGACGACGAGGTTGCACTTAAAATCCAGGAAGCTAGCGTTGTTTCCGTGATAGAGAAGAAAAGTGAAGTTGGAAACATCACAGTTGTCGAGATTGAGAATTCTGGTCGCTTAGATAATATAGACAAGAGTGCCTCTAAAGGAGAATCCGAGGTACTACTGCAAGAAAGTTGTGAACCAACATCCGACAATTCAAATCCCCTAACCATTTTAGTTGAAGACGAAAAACAGTTACTTGACAATGATTCCTATTTGTTGGCAGATACGGGTAACGAGGGAAATGAGAAACATGAATCTAGTAGCAATGCAGTCTGTAAGTCACTACCATTAGAAGGAGAAAAGCAAGAAACAGAAACAGGAAAGGAACCAACCAAGAAACTTTCTGCAGCTGCACCACCCTTTAATCCATCCACAATTCCAGTTTTTGGCTCTGTTCCTGTACCAGGCTTCAAGGATCACGGAGGTATTTTGCCCCCACCAGTAAATATTGCTCCTTTGCTTCCAGTCAGTCCCCGAAGAACTCCGCATCAGTCAGCTACGGCTAGGGTTCCATACGGTCCACGAATATCTGGTGGCTATAACAGATATGGGAACCGTGTTCCGCGGAATAAAACTGTATTCATCTCAGGTGAACCCTCCCCTGATGGTAACCCCAACAGTCCTCCTAGAATAATGAATCCACATGCCACAGAGTTTGTACCAGGCCAACATTGGGTATCTAATGGCTATGTTGTTTCTCCTAACGGTTATATAACTTCTCCAAATGCCATTCCAGGGTCTCCTAATAATTTTCCCCCAGTGTCTCCCAATGGCATGCCAGTGTCACCTAGTGGATATCCTGCTACTCTGAACGGTATCCAAGTGAATCAAAACGGGTCTGTACCATCTCCAACCATTTCAACTGATTCATCACAAGTTGCGTGTGTTGAAACTGATATTGAAAACAAAAGTCAAACTCTGGATGAGGAAAGTAAAAATTCTATTCCAACAGATGTAAGTTCCGAAAAGAAACATGTTGAGCAAAATCCTCAAGAACTATCTGCCAGCAGTGAAAACTCTACTCCTAAAGTAGAAGAAAAGCAGGCAGATCTCAGCCCCCCATCTGATTTTAGTAACGAAGATACAGTAATCAAGAAGGATGCTGTGGATCAGAAAAAGCAAAGCAAGTGTTGGGGAGATTACAGTGACAGTGAAGCTGATATCATTGAGGTCACAAGCTAA
- the LOC114162307 gene encoding protein TSS isoform X3, whose translation MAPKTGKTKPHKAKGDKKKREEKESTFKRRRSVLPTVIEITVETPDESQVTLKGISTDRILDVRKLLAVHVETCSLTNFSLSHEVRGARLKDTVEIVSLKPCHLTIVQEDYTEELAVAHIRRLLDIVACTTSFASATKPPACKSKDPTEPGSENGSETSPRLKPVDPNSDSGNAKADKVDGDISMCPPPRLGQFYDFFSFSHLTPPFQYIRKSNRPFLEEKTEDDFFQIDVRVCSGKPTTIVASRIGFYPAGKHPLVSHTLVGLLQQISRVFDAAYKALMKAFTEHNKFGNLPYGFRENTWVVPPVVSDNPSIFPPLPMEDETWGGNGGGQGRSVSHENRQWARDFAILAAMPCQTAEERQIRDRKAFLLHSLFVDVSVFKAVSVIKNLVDIKQNSSLPTSYEERVGDLTIKVTRDVSDASLKLDCKNDGNRVLGLSEEELAQRNLLKGITADESATVHDTPTLGAVLIKHCGYTAVVKVSADRDLEGSPTSSEIDIEEQPEGGANALNVNSLRMILHRPSTLQSSNAIQRIQGTDIEYSRSTQSLVRKVLEESLQNLKEETTRPRKSIRWELGACWVQHLQNQATGKSEPKKAEEAKIEPAVKGLGKQGGLLKELKKKIDNKNSKVELGKDISPSNNGNDINKQEATKQELERQGEEKETIWRKLLSDAAFTRLKESKTDLHLKSPDELMDMAHKYYVDTALPKLVADFASLELSPVDGRTLTDFMHTRGLQMSSLGQVVELADKLPHVQSLCIHEMVVRAYKHILQAVVAAVDNVSELASSIASCLNILLGTPTSETSDEDIITSYELKWKWVENFLLKRFGWQWKDENGQDLRKFAILRGLCHKVGLELVPRDYDIDSSCPFRKTDIVSMVPIYKHVACSSADGRTLLESSKTSLDKGKLEDAVNYGTKALSKLVSVCGPYHRMTAGAYSLLAVVLYHTGDFNQATIYQQKALDINERELGLDHPDTMKSYGDLAVFYYRLQHTELALKYVNRALYLLHLTCGPSHPNTAATYINVAMMEEGLGNVHVALRYLHEALKCNKRLLGADHIQTAASYHAIAIALSLMEAYSLSVQHEQTTLQILQAKLGSDDLRTQDAAAWLEYFESKALEQQEAARNGTPKPDASISSKGHLSVSDLLDYITPDADQKAREAQKKARAKLKGKPGQNWETASDENQKDEDMSKGYSFTETTSDKENKSEAQIKDNGIDKAESIHIDQTMPNESNNKLAQDDSSDEGWQEAVPKSRSLTGRKSSSSRRPTLAKLNTNFMNVSQSRYRAKPNNFSSPRTNSNETIVGPSPSVPKKFVKSASFSPKLNSGNAPDGGAVIDSKSAPATPAPSDQIAKPAPSSTGVSVQSAGKLYSYKEVALAPPGTIVKAVAEQSPKGNPIQQNSDISAVIVAIKETQNIVATNDVNDFGQKSIDEKIQIPGHEEKTEKETTVVDGNTETVNSKADDEVALKIQEASVVSVIEKKSEVGNITVVEIENSGRLDNIDKSASKGESEVLLQESCEPTSDNSNPLTILVEDEKQLLDNDSYLLADTGNEGNEKHESSSNAVCKSLPLEGEKQETETGKEPTKKLSAAAPPFNPSTIPVFGSVPVPGFKDHGGILPPPVNIAPLLPVSPRRTPHQSATARVPYGPRISGGYNRYGNRVPRNKTVFISGEPSPDGNPNSPPRIMNPHATEFVPGQHWVSNGYVVSPNGYITSPNAIPGSPNNFPPVSPNGMPVSPSGYPATLNGIQVNQNGSVPSPTISTDSSQVACVETDIENKSQTLDEESKNSIPTDVSSEKKHVEQNPQELSASSENSTPKVEEKQADLSPPSDFSNEDTVIKKDAVDQKKQSKCWGDYSDSEADIIEVTS comes from the exons ATGGCTCCCAAAACTGGCAAAACCAAACCGCACAAGGCCAAGGGAGacaagaagaaaagagaagagaaag AATCAACATTCAAACGCCGTCGTTCTG TTTTGCCCACCGTCATCGAAATTACAGTAGAAACACCAGACGAATCGCAAGTTACTCTCAAG GGCATATCCACGGATAGGATCCTAGATGTGAGAAAGCTGTTAGCGGTACACGTTGAGACTTGTTCCTTGACCAATTTTTCCTTATCTCATGAG GTGCGAGGCGCGAGGCTGAAAGACACGGTCGAGATCGTTTCCTTGAAACCCTGCCATCTGACCATCGTCCAAG AGGACTACACGGAAGAGCTTGCCGTCGCACACATTCGGCGACTCCTTGACATCGTGGCCTGCACCACGTCCTTTGCCTCCGCCACAAAACCTCCCGCCTGCAAGTCCAAAGACCCCACCGAGCCGGGTTCAGAAAATGGATCGGAAACAAGCCCAAGACTCAAACCCGTGGATCCGAATTCGGACTCGGGCAATGCCAAAGCTGACAAAGTGGACGGTGACATCTCCATGTGTCCACCTCCCAGGCTTGGACAGTTCTACGATTTCTTTTCGTTTTCGCACCTTACGCCGCCGTTTCAGT ACATACGGAAATCAAATCGACCTTTCCTTGAGGAAAAAACAGAAGATGATTTCTTTCAGATTGAT GTTAGAGTTTGTAGTGGAAAACCTACTACAATTGTTGCTTCTAGAATAGGATTCTATCCTGCTGGAAAACATCCGCTTGTGAGTCATACATTGGTGGGTCTGCTTCAGCAGATAAGCAGGGTTTTTGATGCT GCTTACAAGGCACTTATGAAGGCGTTCACGGAACACAATAAA TTTGGTAATCTTCCTTATGGTTTTCGTGAAAACACATGGGTTGTTCCTCCGGTTGTTTCTGATAATCCATCCATTTTTCCACCACTTCCCATGGAAGATGAAACTTGGGGAGGAAATGGGGGTGGACAAGGCAGAAGTGTTAGTCACGAAAATAGACAGTGGGCGAGAGACTTTGCAATTCTAGCTGCAATGCCATGTCAAACTGCAGAGGAGAGACAGATTCGGGATAGGAAAGCTTTTCTACTTCATAGTTTATTTGTTGATGTATCGGTCTTCAAAGCTGTttctgtaataaaaaatttagtggATATTAAGCAAAACTCTTCTTTGCCAACTTCCTATGAAGAAAGAGTTGGAGATTTAACTATTAAAGTGACAAGAGATGTATCCGATGCAAGTTTGAAGTTGGACTGCAAAAATGATGGAAATCGAGTTCTTGGATTGTCTGAAGAAGAACTAGCTCAGAGAAACCTTCTCAAAGGCATAACTGCTGATGAGAGTGCAACTGTTCAT GATACTCCTACTCTTGGTGCAGTACTTATAAAACACTGTGGCTACACAGCTGTTGTAAAGGTCTCCGCTGACAGAGATTTGGAAGGGAGTCCCACTTCGTCGGAAATTGATATTGAAGAGCAGCCTGAAGGAGGTGCAAACGCATTGAATGTTAACAG CTTAAGGATGATATTGCATAGGCCATCTACACTCCAATCATCAAATGCAATTCAACGAATCCAAGGCACAGACATTGAATATTCACGGTCAACTCAATCATTGGTAAGGAAAGTCCTTGAAGaaagtttacaaaatttgaaGGAAGAAACCACTAGACCCAGAAAATCTATTAGATGGGAGCTTGGGGCATGTTGGGTACAACATTTACAAAATCAAGCTACTGGGAAATCTGAGCCAAAAAAGGCAGAAGAGGCTAAGATTGAGCCAGCTGTTAAAGGTCTTGGGAAGCAAGGTGGATTACTAAaggaattaaagaaaaaaattgataacaaaAACTCCAAAGTTGAATTGGGAAAGGATATTTCCCCATCTAATAATGGCAATGACATAAACAAGCAAGAAGCCACGAAACAGGAATTAGAGAGACAAGGTGAAGAAAAGGAAACTATATGGAGAAAGCTACTTTCTGATGCTGCATTTACACGTCTTAAAGAATCTAAAACTGATCTTCATCTGAAG TCACCTGATGAATTGATGGACATGGCACATAAATATTATGTTGATACTGCACTTCCAAAGCTG GTGGCAGATTTTGCGTCCCTTGAACTCTCACCTGTTGATGGAAGGACGTTGACCGATTTCATGCATACCAGGGGCTTGCAAATGTCTTCGTTAGGCCAAGTG GTTGAGCTTGCAGATAAACTTCCTCATGTGCAATCTCTATGTATACATGAGATGGTTGTTCGAGCCTACAAGCATATTTTACAGGCAGTTGTTGCTGCAGTTGATAATGTTTCTGAATTGGCTTCATCTATTGCATCATGCCTAAATATATTGTTGGGAACACCAACATCTGAAACTAGTGATGAAGATATTATTACTAGTTATGAACTGAAATGGAAATGGGTAGAAAACTTTCTTCTGAAGAGATTTGGATGGCAATGGAAGGATGAAAATGGTCAAGATTTAAGAAAGTTTGCCATTCTTCGGGGACTCTGCCATAAG GTAGGGCTTGAACTGGTTCCTAGGGACTATGATATAGATTCATCATGTCCTTTTAGAAAGACGGATATTGTAAGCATGGTCCCCATATATAAG CATGTAGCTTGCTCATCTGCTGATGGCCGCACACTTTTGGAATCATCCAAGACTTCCTTGGATAAAGGTAAATTGGAGGATGCTGTCAATTATGGCACAAAG GCACTCTCAAAATTAGTGTCGGTATGTGGCCCTTACCATAGAATGACAGCAGGAGCATATAGTCTCTTGGCTGTTGTGCTGTACCACACTGGAGATTTCAATCAG GCAACTATCTATCAGCAAAAGGCACTAGATATTAACGAAAGAGAGCTTGGACTGGACCATCCTGATACGATGAAAAGTTATGGGGATCTTGCTGTTTTCTATTATCGACTCCAACATACGGAGTTGGCTTTAAA GTATGTTAATCGTGCTTTGTATCTTCTGCACTTAACTTGCGGACCTTCACATCCAAACACTGCTGCCACCTACATTAACGTAGCAATGATGGAAGAAGGATTAGGAAATGTCCATGTTGCTCTCAGATACCTTCACGAGGCTTTAAAATGTAACAAAAGATTACTTGGAGCTGATCATATTCAG ACGGCTGCAAGCTATCATGCAATAGCTATTGCTCTTTCTTTGATGGAAGCATACTCTCTAAGTGTTCAGCATGAACAGACTACCCTTCAGATCCTGCAGGCTAAACTTGGTTCTGATGATCTAAGGACACAG GATGCGGCAGCATGGCTGGAATACTTCGAGTCAAAGGCTCTGGAGCAACAGGAGGCTGCACGGAATGGTACACCTAAGCCAGATGCCTCAATCTCCAGCAAAGGTCATTTAAG TGTGTCAGACCTCTTGGACTACATAACACCGGACGCAGATCAGAAAGCGCGGGAAGCACAGAAAAAGGCTCGTGCCAAG TTAAAGGGAAAACCAGGCCAAAACTGGGAAACAGCTTCAGATGAAAATCAGAAGGATGAAGACATGTCTAAAGGTTATTCATTTACAGAGACTACTagtgataaagaaaataaatctgAAGCTCAAATTAAAGACAACGGGATTGATAAAGCTGAGTCCATTCACATAGATCAAACGATGCCCAATGAAAGTAATAATAAACTGGCACAGGATGACAGCTCGGATGAAGGGTGGCAGGAAGCTGTTCCCAAAAGTCGGTCACTCACTGGGCGCAAGTCATCTTCATCTAGAAGGCCCACCCTAGCAAAACTAAACACTAACTTCATGAATGTTTCTCAGTCAAGATATCGAGCCAAGCCTAATAATTTCTCTTCTCCAAGAACAAATTCAAATGAGACCATTGTAGGACCATCCCCTTCTGTTCCAAAAAAGTTTGTTAAGAGTGCAAGCTTCAGTCCAAAGCTGAATAGCGGTAATGCCCCCGATGGTGGAGCAGTAATAGACTCTAAGTCAGCTCCAGCCACCCCTGCTCCAAGTGATCAAATTGCTAAACCAGCTCCCTCTAGCACGGGTGTCAGTGTTCAATCAGCAGGTAAACTTTATTCCTACAAAGAAGTAGCCTTAGCCCCACCTGGGACAATTGTGAAGGCGGTGGCTGAACAGTCACCAAAAGGAAATCCTATCCAACAAAATTCTGATATTAGTGCCGTGATAGTTGCAATAAAGGAGACTCAAAATATTGTGGCAACGAATGACGTGAACGATTTTGGTCAGAAATCAATTGATGAGAAAATACAAATCCCTGGCCATgaagaaaaaacagaaaaggaaaCCACGGTGGTGGACGGTAATACAGAAACAGTAAATAGCAAGGCCGACGACGAGGTTGCACTTAAAATCCAGGAAGCTAGCGTTGTTTCCGTGATAGAGAAGAAAAGTGAAGTTGGAAACATCACAGTTGTCGAGATTGAGAATTCTGGTCGCTTAGATAATATAGACAAGAGTGCCTCTAAAGGAGAATCCGAGGTACTACTGCAAGAAAGTTGTGAACCAACATCCGACAATTCAAATCCCCTAACCATTTTAGTTGAAGACGAAAAACAGTTACTTGACAATGATTCCTATTTGTTGGCAGATACGGGTAACGAGGGAAATGAGAAACATGAATCTAGTAGCAATGCAGTCTGTAAGTCACTACCATTAGAAGGAGAAAAGCAAGAAACAGAAACAGGAAAGGAACCAACCAAGAAACTTTCTGCAGCTGCACCACCCTTTAATCCATCCACAATTCCAGTTTTTGGCTCTGTTCCTGTACCAGGCTTCAAGGATCACGGAGGTATTTTGCCCCCACCAGTAAATATTGCTCCTTTGCTTCCAGTCAGTCCCCGAAGAACTCCGCATCAGTCAGCTACGGCTAGGGTTCCATACGGTCCACGAATATCTGGTGGCTATAACAGATATGGGAACCGTGTTCCGCGGAATAAAACTGTATTCATCTCAGGTGAACCCTCCCCTGATGGTAACCCCAACAGTCCTCCTAGAATAATGAATCCACATGCCACAGAGTTTGTACCAGGCCAACATTGGGTATCTAATGGCTATGTTGTTTCTCCTAACGGTTATATAACTTCTCCAAATGCCATTCCAGGGTCTCCTAATAATTTTCCCCCAGTGTCTCCCAATGGCATGCCAGTGTCACCTAGTGGATATCCTGCTACTCTGAACGGTATCCAAGTGAATCAAAACGGGTCTGTACCATCTCCAACCATTTCAACTGATTCATCACAAGTTGCGTGTGTTGAAACTGATATTGAAAACAAAAGTCAAACTCTGGATGAGGAAAGTAAAAATTCTATTCCAACAGATGTAAGTTCCGAAAAGAAACATGTTGAGCAAAATCCTCAAGAACTATCTGCCAGCAGTGAAAACTCTACTCCTAAAGTAGAAGAAAAGCAGGCAGATCTCAGCCCCCCATCTGATTTTAGTAACGAAGATACAGTAATCAAGAAGGATGCTGTGGATCAGAAAAAGCAAAGCAAGTGTTGGGGAGATTACAGTGACAGTGAAGCTGATATCATTGAGGTCACAAGCTAA